Proteins from a single region of Synergistaceae bacterium:
- a CDS encoding site-specific DNA-methyltransferase has translation MGGGDGPGRLVRGEGDGKIRESIFTAWSGTTAVATERLGRRWLAVEKELEYCTIAKKRLEGNG, from the coding sequence GTGGGTGGCGGCGACGGGCCTGGCCGGCTGGTTCGTGGCGAAGGTGACGGGAAGATAAGAGAGAGCATTTTTACTGCTTGGAGCGGAACTACGGCGGTCGCTACCGAGAGATTAGGACGGCGCTGGCTGGCCGTCGAGAAAGAGTTGGAGTACTGCACCATCGCGAAAAAAAGACTGGAGGGAAACGGTTGA